The following are encoded together in the Arvicanthis niloticus isolate mArvNil1 chromosome 11, mArvNil1.pat.X, whole genome shotgun sequence genome:
- the Calm2 gene encoding calmodulin-2 → MADQLTEEQIAEFKEAFSLFDKDGDGTITTKELGTVMRSLGQNPTEAELQDMINEVDADGNGTIDFPEFLTMMARKMKDTDSEEEIREAFRVFDKDGNGYISAAELRHVMTNLGEKLTDEEVDEMIREADIDGDGQVNYEEFVQMMTAK, encoded by the exons GCTGACCAACTGACTGAAGAGCAGATTGCAG AGTTCAAAGAAGCTTTCTCACTATTTGACAAGGACGGGGATGGGACAATAACAACAAAGGAGCTGGGGACAGTGATGAGGTCTCTGGGGCAGAATCCCACAGAGGCAGAGCTGCAGGACATGATCAATGAAGTAGATGCGGATG GTAATGGCACAATTGACTTCCCTGAATTTCTGACAATGATGgcaagaaaaatgaaagacacagacagtgaagaagaaattagagaagCATTCCGTGTGTTTGATAAG GATGGCAATGGCTATATTAGTGCAGCAGAGCTCCGCCATGTGATGACAAACCTTGGAGAGAAGTTAACAGATGAAGAGGTTGATGAAATGATCAGGGAAGCAGACATTGATGGGGACGGTCAGGTAAACTATGAAG agtttgTACAAATGATGACAGCGAAGTGA